In a genomic window of Methylovirgula sp. 4M-Z18:
- the ykgO gene encoding type B 50S ribosomal protein L36, whose amino-acid sequence MKVRNSLKSLRTRHRDNQLVRRKGRVYIINKTQKRYKARQG is encoded by the coding sequence TCGTTGAAATCTTTGCGTACCCGTCATCGCGACAATCAGCTCGTGCGTCGCAAGGGCCGCGTTTACATCATCAACAAGACCCAGAAGCGCTACAAGGCTCGCCAGGGCTAA